The Clavelina lepadiformis chromosome 1, kaClaLepa1.1, whole genome shotgun sequence genome segment TATAgcatcaaaaatattaaatgttgaTGTACAAATATTCCCTTGAGATGACTACGACATTATTGGCGATTTAAATTCAACCTCCCATTCAGCTTTAAAATGATGTCAAGCTTCCTTAAAAATTGCTACACATTCAACTACTTGCTACATTTGTGACGTGACAACCGCTCGATAGTCTCTGCAGTAACAAATCATTTGCCATGTTGTGTTAGTTGTAAATTGATTTTAGGGCTATTAGCTTACAGTACAAATTACCTTCTTTTACTAAGCACATTGCTAGATCCTTATAtcattatttataatttatcCTTATATTGTCTTGGAAAACGTCTTTTgggaaaaaaagaaaaattggtGATGAGGGTTGAGTGTTAAGTGTTCCAGAAAGAATGGACAAACTCTTATTTTTTTGTCGAAATAAGTGACAAACCTGTATGCCTTGTTTGTGGCAAAAAATCAAATCTGGAGCATCATTATGACTTTTGCCATGATAATCTGAAAAAAGTAATGTTTTTAGAAGGGAGTTAATAGCACAGCAAACTACTTTGCAAAGGTACTGCAAAACCGATAATGATGTTATTCAAATGAGTTATGAAATAAGCAACCAAATTGCAAAGAAGCCGAAGCCACACATGGAAGGAGAATTTGTGAAAGAATGTCTTGTTAAAGATGCTAAGCTGTTAGCGCTGGATTAAGTCACATTGTTTCAAAGAACCATCTTAGAACGGATTTGGGAAATGGGAGATGATATTGAAAAAACACTGAAGGATAAGGAAGGTTTAATGTTTCGATTTTTTGCACCGGCCCTTGATGAGACTACCGACATAACAAATACAGCCCAGTTAGCGACCGTCATTGAGTGACTTGGGTGACTTCCAATTTTAAAGTACAAGAGGATTTGTTGAACCCATGAATGGAACTACACCGGCCCTTGATGAGACTACCGACATAACAAATACAGCCCAGTTAGCGACCGTCATTGAGTGACTTGGGTGACATTGGGTGACTTCCAATTTTAAAGTACAAGAGGATTTGTTGAACCCATGAATGGAACTACACGTGGTGAGGATTTGTTTGAGAAACTTCTATAGCAATACGCAAATTTAATCTTCCGTTTTCGGTGCTCCAGCCATGGTTGGTTCACAAAAAGGATTAACAACAGTTGTTAAAAAAAACGACTCGTCACGATCTTGCTGCAGATGCCATTACACTATCTACCAACTAAACTTGTGTGTAAAGTCACTTCAGCTCCGTTATGTCATGTCAACGGTATTAAAGTGCATCAATTCAATTAAAAGCTGAATAGCCGCCtgttataaaaaattactGGAAGATAAATGCGGATCACGACAACCTTTTTACTATTGCAAGGTTCGCTGGATGAGTCGCAGTGACATGCTAACCAGTGCTTATTTGCTACAGAGCGAAATCATTCAATTCATGAATATGCAGGGAAAACCTGTTGCTGAAGTCAGTGAATGGTTGTGTGATCTTGTATTTATGGTTGACATCAGTAAGCTCAATATGAAGTTGCAGGAACCTAACCAGGTTATAAATGTGATGTTTGCAAAAGTGAAatcatttgaaacaaaattacatcTGTGAAAAGTACAACCTTCAAAATAATGACACCACACATTTTCCCACCTTACAAGAACAAAAGCCTTCTACAACAGCTGAATATGCTCGTGAATGTGAAAAGATTTCGGAAGCATTCATTGAAAGATTCCAGGACATGAAATATAAGCAAATGGAGTTGGACATTTTTGCCGCTCTTTTCAATGTGACTGCAGCTGCCGTTCCTAGTAAGTTTCAACATGAAATAATTGAGCTTCAGTATGATGATACATTGAAAGGTATGTATCTTAGCACACTGCTGGCCGACTTTTATTAACGCTATGTAAATGCAGATGATTTTCCCATCCTGTGGAAACATGGTCTCAAATCTGTGTCTCTCTTTGGAAGCACTTGCTGCtgtgaataatttttttctaaactgAATCTCGCCAAGAGTCTCCTTCACTCCAGACAAATTGATGAAACTGACAACTAGGGGCAGGTAAGCTTCATAAAGGGGGGCGATagatgacaaactgtctatGCTACgactaaacatgctttctttaGTTATGatataagtttatttttactgaAATATTAAAGTGTGTCACAATGGCAATTaatagttttgaaatttcgGTACTGAAATacgacaaaattttgttatgttaTAAGATTCGACAATTAGGCTGCGGCATTTGTACCATACCGGGGTTCAGACCAGTTAAAAAACACAGTTACTAAACCTACCATGCTATACTACAGGCTACGGAGTAACAAGTGGCATGGTAGGTAAAGTGCTTTGGTAGTAAATCACGATGTATTAGCTTTGGAGCAGTTGCCAGCCCGACTGCATAAGAAAGCTGTTGTAATTGTTATAGCCCCATGTGCGAAGAAGCTATTCGTACTGACTAAAGCCAACATAGGCCAATATTAAAGTCATaaagtaaagtaaaacttaaatttagtaatgatttaataaccaggaattttagtaattaaactaattgtatagacacaaaatgagtggaaaaaagagaaaatatgacaaaaattaTGTGAAGTATGGTTTATAGATACATCAGTGAACGGAAAATTCATACCGCAATGTTTGatttgctttgaaaatttaaggaacgacgttttgagaccaagtcTCTTGCAGCTTCATCTTCAAACGAAACACCCTGCCCATCAAGATAAACTTTCGactttttttcaaagcaacaaacaatctttaaaaaaatgaagattGGGAGTAGCGAGTGCTTTCACCAGTCATCGTCTGCTTCTAGAAGCGTCTTTCGAAGTCACTCACATGATGGCTCTAGAGAAAAAAAAACCACAAGATTGccaaaattttgataaaaccgtgtattttaaaagtaactaCTCTTGTGTTCGGAGAGACAAAAAGTGAGAAGCTTGTGAAAATTCCTCTCTCTGATTCTACCATTCAAACATGCATCGTTGAGCTCACAAAGGATCACTTTTTTTGCCATTCAATGTCATGAGACAACTTATGTTGTCCAATCGTCTCAGTTGTTAGTCTGTTTGTTTTGTCAGATCTTCTTCAATAGAAGAGGAAATTCTGTTTTGCAGACCCTTAGAAATGACTACAAAAGCAGAAGATGTGTTCAAAGTTGTCGCCACGTTTTTTGACAACAATGCTATAAAATGGCATAAACTTATGGGTGTTTGCACTGATGGTGCCCCAGCAATACTTGGATCTCGAAGTGGATATATTGCAAGGATAAAGCAGTAAATTCCCAATACAGTTGGATGTCACTGCATGATTCACAGAGAGGCCCTGGCCTCCAGGactttatttattacaatgaAAAATAAGTTTGCAATAATCATACGAGTCGTCAACTTTGTCAAAACAAGTGCTATCAATACGAGGATTTTTGCCAAGCTGTGCAAGGACATGTATTCGAATCACGATACTTTGTTTCATATTTCTGTATAGTGGTTATCAAAAGGTAATATGTCAGCCTGTGTGTATCAAATGAGAGAAACTGAAGCTATTTGTTGAAGCTGATGGAAACAGGATTTCTATTGGGGTTGGCATACCTCGCGGACATTTTCCAGGCCCTTAATAGCTTAAATCTGCTCTTACAAGTTAAGAATACTAACCGTATCAATGAGCACGATGCCATTCGTGCGTTCGTGGTGAAGCTGGGACGGTGGCATCACCAAGTTCAACAAGGAAACACACAGTGGTTGGATTCAGCCGGTTCGAACtaaccggttcttggaatgCTAATAACCTTTGCAAACCGGTTGTTAATAAGCGTAGGCCTATGTATAGACTAAAGTGTATCGATGTATCGGCCCCGGGTCAATTTTGCATTCTGCTAAGTGAGAGAAccaatgttaaaatatttgaatcccatcACTGGAAACACAGCTTCATTTCCCCACCTAGATACTATGCCCCCAGGAAAAAGAATTGAACTGGAAGGCGATCTTAAGACTGATGTGGAAACTCACCTTCGACTTTTAAAACAGGAATTCAAAGCTAGGCTATTGCCCAGACTTAGATGACAATGAACTTCCACAATGGAAAATGACAAGGGATATCTTTCGGCTAGGAGAGGACCATCTTTTGGGCGATCTGCAGAAGAAATACTTGGAAATGAAGTGCAACTCCACTGTAAAAGACGACTTT includes the following:
- the LOC143449402 gene encoding general transcription factor II-I repeat domain-containing protein 2-like produces the protein MGDDIEKTLKDKEGLMFRFFAPALDETTDITNTAHTRGFVEPMNGTTPALDETTDITNTAHTRGFVEPMNGTTRAMVGSQKGLTTVVKKNDSSRSCCRCHYTIYQLNLCVKSLQLRYVMSTVRWMSRSDMLTSAYLLQSEIIQFMNMQGKPVAEVSEWLCDLVFMVDISKLNMKLQEPNQYNLQNNDTTHFPTLQEQKPSTTAEYARECEKISEAFIERFQDMKYKQMELDIFAALFNVTAAAVPSKFQHEIIELQYDDTLKGYGVTSGMERRFETKSLAASSSNETPCPSR
- the LOC143445513 gene encoding uncharacterized protein LOC143445513 isoform X3 — translated: MQNKKALNNNLFVNNFHRWEKWSCFGETKSLIRGFVADNRLHMSDRPKDGPLLAERYPLSFSIVEVHCHLSLGNSLALNSCFKSRRAIM
- the LOC143445513 gene encoding uncharacterized protein LOC143445513 isoform X1, coding for MQNKKALNNNLFVNNFHRWEKWSCFGETKSLIRGFVADNRLHMSDRPKDGPLLAERYPLSFSIVEVHCHLSLGNSLALNSCFKSRRLLAFQEPVSSNRLNPTTVCFLVELGDATVPASPRTHEWHRAH